ATATAGAGATTGCAGAAATTTCCGAAGATAAGAAGTTTGGCCGTTTTGTAGTAGAACCGTTAGAAAGAGGATACGGTACAACCCTAGGTAATTCTCTTAGAAGAATTATGCTATCCTCACTACCCGGCACTGCTGTAAGCCAAATTAAGATTGACGGAGTAGTTCATGAGTTCAGTGTTGTTCCTGGTGTAAAGGAAGATGTTACTGAAATCATTATGAATATCAAAGAGCTGGCAATCAAAAACACTAGTGATACCAATGAGCCCAAAGTTGCTTATATCGAGGCTGAAGGCGAAGTTGTAGTTACAGCAGGGGATATACAGGCTGACCCGGATATCGAGATACTTAATCCAGACCAGGTGATAGCTACCTTATGTGGCGGCCCGGACAGTAGATTATATATGGAGCTTACAATAACAAACGGACGAGGTTATGTCAGCGCGGATAAAAACAAGAAAGATGACCTGCCAATCGGCGTAATCCCGATTGATTCTATATATACACCGGTAGAACGTGTCAATCTATTTGTCGAGAATACCCGTGTAGGGCAGATTACTGACTATGACAAACTAACCTTAGATGTATATACAGACGGTACATTGGCACCGGATGAAGCCCTTAGTCTGGCAGCGAAGGTGTTAAGCGTTCATCTGGATTCCTTTATTGATTTATCTGAGCATGCTAAGAATGCAGAAATCATGGTAGAAAAGGAAGACAATGAAAAAGAAAAAGTGCTCGAGATGAGTATAGACGAATTGGAGTTATCAGTTCGCTCATATAACTGCTTAAAGAGGGCAGGCATCAATACTGTCGAAGAACTTACGAATAAGACTGCTGAAGATATGATGAAGGTAAGAAATCTTGGCCGTAAGTCATTAGAAGAAGTATTGTCAAAACTGAAAGAGCTCGGTTTATCCTTAAAACAGAGCGAGGACTAAATCAGTTAAGAGAATGATTCAAAGGAGGGAAAGACATGGCAGGTTACAGAAAGCTTGGTAGGACATCAAGTCAGAGAAAAGCTTTACTTAGAAACCAAGTTACCAATTTATTATATCATGGTAAAATCGTTACAACCGAAGCTAAAGCCAAAGAAATCCGCAAAATTGCTGAACACATGATTGCGCTTGCTGTAAAAGAAAAAGATAACTATGAAACTGTTACAGTAAAAGCTAAGGTTGCACGTAAGGATAAAGACGGCAAAAGAGTTAAGGAAGTAGTAGACGGTAAGAAAGTTACCGTATATGATGAAGTAGAAAAGACTATTAAGAAGGATAGCGCTTCCCGTCTTCATGCAAGAAAGCAAATGATGAAATATCTTTATTCTGTTACTGAGGTGCCCCAGGAGAATGCCGGTAGAAAGAGAAATACAAAATCTATCAATTTATCCGATAAATTATTTGAGGAAATTGCACCTAAGTATGCAAACCGTAACGGTGGATATACAAGAATAGTAAAAATCGGGCCTCGTAAAGGCGATGCAGCGATGGAAGTTTTAATTGAATTAGTGTAAATAA
This genomic interval from Herbinix luporum contains the following:
- a CDS encoding DNA-directed RNA polymerase subunit alpha, which translates into the protein MFDFEKPNIEIAEISEDKKFGRFVVEPLERGYGTTLGNSLRRIMLSSLPGTAVSQIKIDGVVHEFSVVPGVKEDVTEIIMNIKELAIKNTSDTNEPKVAYIEAEGEVVVTAGDIQADPDIEILNPDQVIATLCGGPDSRLYMELTITNGRGYVSADKNKKDDLPIGVIPIDSIYTPVERVNLFVENTRVGQITDYDKLTLDVYTDGTLAPDEALSLAAKVLSVHLDSFIDLSEHAKNAEIMVEKEDNEKEKVLEMSIDELELSVRSYNCLKRAGINTVEELTNKTAEDMMKVRNLGRKSLEEVLSKLKELGLSLKQSED
- a CDS encoding bL17 family ribosomal protein, whose amino-acid sequence is MAGYRKLGRTSSQRKALLRNQVTNLLYHGKIVTTEAKAKEIRKIAEHMIALAVKEKDNYETVTVKAKVARKDKDGKRVKEVVDGKKVTVYDEVEKTIKKDSASRLHARKQMMKYLYSVTEVPQENAGRKRNTKSINLSDKLFEEIAPKYANRNGGYTRIVKIGPRKGDAAMEVLIELV